AGGAGAGCGTGGCATGAAGatttaaagaaacatttaagTATTCCATTGTAGTAGAGAAccgaaatgattttttttatctgtttgcagaaTACGGGCAGATATTCGAGACCTGTTGGCTGCTCTGCTATACGTTTCCCTGCGACGTCTTGTTGTGTTTTCAACGAAAATGAAAGGCTCTTTGTTCTGTTTGTTAGTCCAAAATTAGACCTGATATAAATTAAACCCGATGCCTCTCACTGTGAGTTCCTGTACATATTTAAGATACATATGCAAGGGGCTAATTTatacaccgtatttttcgctccataagacgcacttttttccctcctgaaaagtaaggggaaatatctgtgcgtcttatggagcgaatggtggtccctggagctgaattgcccaggggccaaaagaggaccgtgctttttattttacaaagagaaaagggggtgttgaaaggaccccgctcagcagctgatcagaaagagatcgggagggagataagagtcccggctccctttcagccctgccctccattgttgaatgtgctgcagagggaggttgtttgtttccccagcctacatgtgactggctgattagattatctgtctggaaactgtagaaatggctccctttcctttagaagctgcagaaatgtgagttgaaccccataaaaacagagcttttcctctttgcttttccccctttgcaaaaggagctttgcttttccccctttgcaaaaaaagctgcaaaacttttagctgatcctcaaaaaaaccagggcttttccctttgcaaaaaaagctgcaaaacttttagctgatcctcaaaaaaaaccccagggcttttaaaggaggaaacccagaaaaatattttttttcttgtttcctcctctaaaaacgaggtgtgccctatggagcgaaaaatacggtaatcgtATTTTGGGAATCACTCATGTTCTAATGGGGCTGCAtggttttatactttctgggtcACCCATGCCCACATTATCGTAGAATTTTGGAACGCAGTACAGGAATCCTTTTCCTAGTGAGCTTCGTGACAGagacaggatttgaaccctgatctcccaggccctagtccgaaactctaaccactacccccTCCCACTATCTTCCTAGACTTCTTCTGCTATGGGGAAGCTCTATAAATTATGTAGGTCGGTAAATACAGGTGGGGGGGAGCCAAACgtcccttagagaaggatctgaaatattatCAATCAACCAGTTCTTTATCGCAGTCCAAAGACCCGCAAACGGAACCCGGTACCAAAAAAATATTCTTATCGAagcttgttttatttgatgttttatccgcTTCGATATTTCGAAAGCGATAAAGAAATGAAACGATAACAATGGCGAACGTCGCCGcgggaaaaaaaaaatgcagttcgCGGACATTAATTTGAGTTTCTAACGCTGAGTAGACCTGGAGGAAGACAAGACGGCCGGCGACCGTGTATGGAGGCAGCGGTGCTGGGAACCGCAGGAGAGGAAACCccgctcttgtgttcgaatcctgacaCAGTACCGAGAGCACCGGCCCCTCGCTCCACCGAAACGCATCACCCAAGATTAattcccgttcccccccccccgtttgcagTTGGAAGCGGACGTCCAGACCCTCGTCCACCGCTTCTATGCCCTCCAGACCGAACGGGTCGAAGCCTACCACCTCTTCGAAGAGTGAGTGTCGCCCACCGgttggggttttattttattttttgggggtgggtgggggacacacGTAGCCAGGTTTCCAGAGGAAGGGTGGCTTTCGTGTCCCGCACGTGGGCTTCCCGTTGAGGCGCCCCATTGAGGCCTCTGATCCGTGTTGTGGGACTACAAAGCCCATCGCCCACTGCCGGCTCGGCCAGTAGCAgtggacgatgggagttgtagtccaactgctGATTATGATTATCTGAAGAAatagggtatctgaagaagtgtgcatgcactcaaaacctcacaccaataacaaattctttccagtagcaccttagagaccgactgagtttgttcttggtatgagctttcgtgtgcatgcacacttcttcagatacactgaaacagaagtcaccagatccttaaatatagtgagggagtggggaggggtattactcataagggtggtgggaatgggtgatcagctgataggtgtggaaaacctgttgacgactcttaacggctgcaattagtcaccaaacttagaaccatggagaaacctggtctgaacaaagacattggattcttatctcattatacttaacaaagctatctttagccatctcaccccttgcctttccctgcagccgatcacccattcccaccaccctctgagcaatacccctccccactccctcactatatttaaggatctggtgacttctgtttcagtgtatctgtttCAGGCCCGGTTCCCGGCGACCCAAGTTCACCGTTGGCCGGTCGCCGGGACCGCAGAAAGGTGGCTTGTGAGACCCCCGGGGAACCCAACTCCATCCCTTTCGTGCTCCCCCCAATTTCCGCGCCTCTCCGTCCAAGGAGGCCCAGAAGGGGGGGGGCGCGGTTCCCTCCCCGCTTTCCGGCCGCACCCACGGCTTTTTTTGGCTCGGGTGCCCCTTATGAACTCCAGATGAgctgggcgggcgggcggggggggggaaagcttccATCCCTAGACACCTGTCTTCGATTTGCGCATTGGAGCCAGGACTCTGGGCGGCAGGGGGGTGGGATAATTGACTTCTGGGGAATCAAGACCCTCCGGCAACCCCCCACGACTCCGACCAAGCGAGCCTGGCTTcccacccagccccccccccggccgtcGCCCCACTCTGCAggggtgacaccccccccttGCCAGGCAGGCTGGTGGGTGGGGGGGCGGTTCCTAATTCAGTCATGCTTCTTGCAAACCCAGCCCAGCAAGGTCGCGACAAAGGGGTGGGTTGGGGCTTTTCGTAGAATCGTAGATTTGGGAGGTACCCCCCAAAAGGGCAtcttgcccaaccccctgcaatgcaggatttatgtatttattttttaaaatccccgtacagggctgccttcagatgccttctaaaagtcaggtagttgtttatttccttgacatctgatgggagggtgccaccactgagaaggccctctgccgggttccctgtaaactcattTCTCacaaggagggaaccgccagaaggccctcggagctggacctcaatgtccgggctggacgatgggggtggagacgctccttcaggtctactgggccatttagggctttcaaggtcagcaccaacactttgaattgtgctcggaaacgtcctgggagccaatgttggtctttcaggaccggtgttatgtggtctcagcggccgctcccagtccccagtctagctgccgcattctggattagttgtagtttccgggtcaccttcaaaggcagccccacagagagcgcatggcagtagtccaagcgagagataaccagagcatgcaccactctggccagacagtctgcgggcagggagggtctcatcctgcgtaccagatggagctggtagacagccggcctggacacagaattgacctgcgcctccatggacagctgtgagtccaaaatgactcccaggctgcgcacctggtccttcgggggcacagttaccccattcagaaccagggagtcctccacacctgcccgccccccgtccccccaaaacagtccctctgtcttgtcaggattcaacctcaatctgttagccgccatccgtCCTCtgaccgcctccaggcactcacacaggacctccactggttctgatttaaaagacaCCCTTCAGATCCTTTCCGACTCTGCGATTCTGTGCCAAGAGGCACGAAGCCGGGAcgttctgtgtgcaaagcagacgCCCCGCTGCTGAGTTTCGGTCCAGACCTCGGTCTTCCGGTCCAGGCAGTGGGTACACCGAGGGAGCAGGCGACCCCGCTGCTTCCCTTTCCCGTCTCTCTAccgtttcctcccccccctcccctctttcccgtCAGGGGCCACCGGGCGTACCTCCGAAGCGGCCCCGACTACGACTTCTCCCGCTACCGCCAGCTGGTGCACGAGATCACCCAGGCCTTCAGTGGGATCTCGCGGGAGATCCTGCAGATCAAGGAGCAGCTGGAGGGACCCGGCGGGAGGCCCGACCTCGCCCAGCACCTGGGGCGCctccaggagaaggagaaggagaagctcgAGCTggtgagagagaaaaggggcGCGCGGAGGCCGGTCTCAGGTTTGCGCCCATTTTACAGGCGCAAAGCTGATCCCCTTCCGGTTTTTGTGCCGGAAGAGTGTTTCGATCATGTTTTGAGATCTTGTGATCAGGATCGGTGGTGTCCGGAATTCCAGGTGCAGACGTCCCTTGAGAGCTttcggtttttttggggggggggtgggctttggAATCATGGCTTTGGAAGGGGCCCTGGGGGTCATCCAGctcgggggttggactagatggctctgggggtccctttccaattctgtaattctaccgcgctgtaaccaactgagctgcccAGCTCGCAAAAAGCCAGAACGCCCCTTGTTTAATGTTTCTTCGCTTTCGTTTCAACCGCTTCCTATCATTAATCGTTTTGCGAACCGACCTGATCTctgaacgaacgaacgaacaaaTATTATTTATAGCAAAAACATTATTTTGTAAATCCTAAAACACTGGCTTACTTCTGTTGTGTACCTAGTCCACAACAATTTCGTTctataataaaacatttatttaaaaaataaaacaaaaaattatttataaatgaatattattgcatttatagcctgcctttgATCTCAGGGGCTCGGGGGTtcctctctaccccccccccgccgcctttccatttcatcctcacaacaatcctgcaaggttGGTTAGCGACCAGCTGGAGGttggattcgaacccaggtctctTCCTGCCATTCGGGTCCGGATCTCTAACCACTGCACGGCACTGTCCCTCTTGCAAATCGCTGTCCCAGCaaactggggagaggggggagctggCGATTTCTGTGCGCGCGCCCCCACTTGTCTCTGCCAAGAGGGTCTCACCTCCTCGTTTCTCCCCCTTTTCCAGACAGCTCAGCTGCAGCTAGCCAAACAAAACGCTCAAGACCACCCCGGCGTCATAGCCCACCCTCAAGAGGTTCAGGAACTGAAGCAGAagtaagtgggtgggtgggggatcccTGTGGTTGCAAATTGGAAACAAGGGTGCAACAcgatttgcttaaaaaaaacaacaacaacccagattgCATCGAGGCCGGGCGAAGGTCTTGagcttggggggcggggcgggggcaatgcatttatttttatttccaaaaaCTTGACCGCAACTCTCAAAAGTGTCTGCATGCAGAGACGCCTTTCAATCCTTATTTTAAGAGGGGAGTCCTGTTGGTTTTGGGACGCGGGCTGCAACCTCCCACAATCCCCCTTGGCTGCAACCTCCCACAATCCCCCTTGGCTGCAACCTCCCACAATCCCCCTTGGCTGCAACCTCCCACAATCCCCCTTGGCTGCAATCTCCCACAATCCCCCTTGATTGCGATCTCCCACAATCCCCCTTGGCTGCAACCTCCCACAACCCCCCTTGGCTGCAACCTCCCACAATCCCCCTTGGTTGCAACCTCCCACAATCCCCCTTGGTTGCAATCTCCCACAATCCCCCTTGGTTGCAACCTCCCACAATCCCCCTTGGTTGCAATCTCCCACAATCCCCCTTGGTTGCAACCTCCCACAATCCCCCTTGGTTGCAACCTCCCACAATCCCCCTTGGCTGCAACCTCCCACAATCCCCCTTGGTTGCAACCTCCCACAATCCCCCTTGGTTGCAACCTCCCACAATCCCCCTTGGTTGCAATCTCCCACAATCCCCCTTGGTTGCAATCTCCCACAATCCCCCTTGGTTGCAACCTCCCACAATCCCCCTTGGTTGCAACCTCCCACAATCCCCCTTGGCTGCAACCTCCCACAACCCCCCTTGGTTGCAACCTCCCACAATCCCCCTTGGCTGCAATCTCCCACAACCCCCCTTGGCTTCAATCTCCCACAACCCCCCTTGGCTTCAACCTCCCACAATCCCCCTTGGCTTCAATCTCCCACAACCCCCCTTGGCTTCAACCTCCCACAACCCCCCTTGGCTTCAATCTCCCACAACCCCCCTTGGCTTCAATCTCCCACAACCCCCCTTGGCTTCAATCTCCCACAACCCCCCTTGGCTGCAACCTCCCACAATCCCCCTTGGCTTCAACCTCCCACAACCCCCCTTGGCTTCAATCTCCCACAACCCCCCTTGGCTTCAATCGCCCACAATCCCCCTTGGTTGACATTTCCCACAATCCCCCTTGGTTGCAACCTCCCACAATCCCCCTTGGCTGCGATCTCCCACAATGCCTTGGGTGGAGGGGCACCTTGGAAAGGCGGAGAGAGTGTAGGAGAGGGCAGGACTACTCTCTCTCAAGCGACCCACATCCCTTTGCAGGACAGATTGTGCAGATTCGAgacctggggaaaaaacaacccttTGCTCCCTCCTTTTTGGAGAGGTTTCGCCCcccatattgctctgctttggcTCTCGGGATTTTTGGCTCCGCACGGGCGCTTCGATTGCCTCCTTTCGCTGCATTTCATAAACAAGCGTTCGAGGGcccgggagggaggcgggcagggCCGGGACGCCCCAGCCAGAGCGTGCCTAATCGCCTCCATATGCTCGTTTATTTATCGTTTCCATCCGGCCCAAAACAGGCTAATTCAAACCATCGAGGCAATCAGCGaaattctccaggatttcaagtaCGATTCCGAAGAAAGCACTTGATGGGACgtcccggaggaggaggaggaggaggaggaggaggaggaggaggaaggatatttttcggcggggtggtggtggggtgaggAACACCCCCTGCAAGCAAGCAATGttcggctctctctctctctcccccccaaaccccccgcCCCTCTGCCCGCTTCCTTACCCGGTCTGGGTTCTGACCTGCCTCGCACGCAGGCCCCGGCCGAGGGGGCTCAGCCGGACGTGCCTTGGCCCCCCGCCCGGCACGAAAGGCTCCAGACCCGCGCCGAACAAGCCCAATAAAGACTTCTCtctagacttgggggggggggggttggctgtgCCGGAGGTGGAGATGTGGGGCAAGGAGGATGCGGAGACGAGGAACGTTCTTCTCGCCGTCAATAAAAAGCCAGCCTCTCGTTTCCTCGACAATGTGTGGGACCCTTTTCTCCAAACC
The genomic region above belongs to Lacerta agilis isolate rLacAgi1 chromosome 18, rLacAgi1.pri, whole genome shotgun sequence and contains:
- the REX1BD gene encoding required for excision 1-B domain-containing protein; its protein translation is MLEADVQTLVHRFYALQTERVEAYHLFEEGHRAYLRSGPDYDFSRYRQLVHEITQAFSGISREILQIKEQLEGPGGRPDLAQHLGRLQEKEKEKLELTAQLQLAKQNAQDHPGVIAHPQEVQELKQKLIQTIEAISEILQDFKYDSEEST